One window of Cohnella hashimotonis genomic DNA carries:
- a CDS encoding glycine C-acetyltransferase, protein MANLDFLSKELEQLRADGRYRKLTEWEGGSGSWMTLGERRVLQMSSNNYLGLTAHPELKRAAIEAIEKYGVGSGSVRTIAGTLDIHGELERELAAFKGTEATLVFQSGFTTNQGILGSILGPDDVVISDELNHASIIDGIRLTKASRKVFAHKDLDQLEQALKESASYRARVVVTDGVFSMDGDIAPLPAIVELAERYDAIVYVDDAHASGVLGRNGKGSTDHFDLHGRVHIQVGTLSKAIGVSGGYMAGSALLKDYLIHKARSFLFSTSQTPAVAASCLAAVRVLGRSPELIERLWSNANYCREKLRALGFDCGMSETPIIPIIVGSPADTMRFSDALLAEGVYAQGIVYPTVAMDKGRVRLIVTASHTREDLDFALDVLARTGRIAGLI, encoded by the coding sequence ATGGCAAACCTGGACTTTTTATCGAAGGAGCTCGAGCAGCTCCGGGCTGACGGCAGATACCGAAAATTGACGGAATGGGAGGGCGGATCGGGCAGCTGGATGACGCTCGGCGAACGCCGGGTGCTGCAGATGTCCTCCAACAACTACCTGGGCCTGACCGCGCATCCGGAGCTGAAGCGCGCAGCGATCGAAGCGATTGAAAAATACGGCGTCGGCAGCGGCTCCGTACGTACGATCGCCGGCACGCTCGACATTCACGGAGAGCTCGAGCGCGAGCTGGCCGCGTTCAAGGGCACGGAGGCGACGCTCGTTTTCCAATCCGGATTTACGACGAATCAGGGCATCCTCGGGTCGATCCTGGGTCCCGACGACGTCGTTATCAGCGACGAGCTCAACCATGCCAGCATCATCGACGGCATCCGGCTGACCAAGGCAAGCCGCAAGGTTTTCGCGCACAAAGACCTCGATCAGCTGGAGCAAGCGCTGAAGGAGAGCGCTTCCTACCGCGCGCGCGTAGTGGTCACCGACGGCGTGTTCAGCATGGACGGCGACATCGCGCCGCTGCCGGCCATCGTCGAGCTCGCCGAGCGGTACGATGCTATCGTATACGTCGACGACGCGCATGCAAGCGGCGTGCTTGGACGCAACGGCAAAGGCTCGACCGACCACTTCGACCTGCACGGCCGCGTGCACATCCAGGTCGGTACGCTGTCCAAGGCGATCGGCGTCTCGGGCGGATATATGGCGGGCTCCGCGCTGCTCAAGGATTACTTGATCCACAAAGCGCGCTCGTTTCTGTTCAGCACATCGCAGACGCCTGCCGTCGCGGCATCGTGCCTGGCGGCCGTTCGCGTGCTGGGGCGCAGTCCGGAGCTGATCGAGCGGCTGTGGAGCAACGCAAATTATTGCAGGGAGAAGCTGCGCGCGCTCGGCTTTGACTGCGGCATGAGCGAGACGCCGATCATCCCGATCATCGTCGGATCGCCGGCGGACACGATGCGCTTCTCCGACGCGCTGCTCGCCGAAGGCGTCTATGCGCAGGGCATCGTCTACCCGACCGTCGCGATGGACAAGGGTCGAGTCAGGCTGATCGTGACGGCTTCCCATACGCGGGAGGATCTGGATTTTGCCTTGGATGT